ATTAAAGACCAACAGAGAACGCGACTGCCAAGATTTCTTTCCGAATAAAGTATAGATAGGTTGTTCTGCCTATATAAGCTCACATCCTTGTGTGACATTCTGCTCGACCTCTTGATGACCAAATACACCTGACAAATTGGTGAATATTTGTGAAAATAGACGCAATAATGCCTCCGGGAGGTAGATAATCATTCCTCCTGGTTTTCGCGTCTATCTGAGAAGGAGTGAATCGATCATGACCAATTCGCAGGAACTGATTAAGGCTCTCCAGGCTATCCCCTGGTTCCAGGTGATGACCGAGGAGCATTTCGAAAAAATGGTCGGCATTGCAAAAGTATGTAAATTTGAGCCTGGCCAGGTGATCTTCCATGAAGGGGATAAGGAGGATTTCCTATATGTCGTATTGGAAGGCCGGGTAGCCATCGAGATCAGTGTGCCAGGTCGCGGGCGGATGCGCATCCTCACCGCAGATGCAATGGATGAAGTAGGCTGGTCGAGCGTGACCCCTGTGGTTCGCCAACGCACTGCCGGGGCACGCGCTGTCCTGCCCAGCCGGCTGGTAGCATTTGATGCCGCTGAGCTGCGCCGGCTGTGTGATGAAGACCATGATTTTGGGTATTATGTGATGCGTCGATTGTCTAATGTGGTTGCCGGTCGTCTGATGACCACCCGCCTCCAGCTGCTGGATATGTTCGCCAACCCTGTCGAACCCCAAGAGGAATAGTATGGCAGAAATATTAGTCACTGTAGGCTCGAAAACAGCCTTGCCAAAGACTGGGCTTGAAAAGCTGGTGGAAAAATTAGCTGCGATGGGTTATCAGGTTATCGGACCCCAGATCCAGGACGCTGCCATCGTTTACAAGCCCCTTAAAAGTGCCCAGGATTTACCGAAGGGTTATTCCAGCCAGCAGGATAACGCCACATATCGGCTGGTCTACACCGGGCATCCCCGCTACTTTGACGCTACACCAGGTGCACAATCGCTGAAACAATTTTTCTTCCCACCCCTAACCGAATTAGCCAAATATGCTCGCGATGAAAAAGGACACTGGCAGATCGAAGAACAAACCCGTGATCTGACTCCTCTGGCCTTGATTGGCGTCTTTCCTTGCGACCTGGCCGCCATTCAGGTGCAGGATAAGGTTTTCCTGCGGGAAGAATGGAAAGACCCGGTCTATTGGTCCCGCCGGCAATCTGCATTTATCTTATCTGTGAACTGTCTCCATCCCTGTGGGACAGGTTTCTGCGCATCGATGGGGACCGGTCCGAAAACCAATCCCGGTTATGACCTGAATCTGACTGAGCTTGAAGACGTTTTTATCATAGATATCGGTTCAGAAGCAGGGCGAATGGTCATGGAAGGCATGCCGGTGCTTCCCACCAGCGCCTTCTGGTTGCAGGCTGGTCAGAAAACCCTGGATGAGGCCACCCTAAAAATGGGGCGCAGCCTACCCAACCCAGAGCAGCTACCCGACTTGTTGCTCAATAACCTGGATGCACACCAATGGGATGATGTAGCCACCCGCTGCATGTCGTGCACCAGCTGCACCCAGGTTTGCCCGACCTGTTTCTGCTGGGACACGCGTGATTCAGCTGACCTGACCGGACAGACTGCCCAGCGGGAGAGATTATGGGACTCGTGCTTCAACCCCGAATATTCCTACATTGTAGGAGGCAATTCCCGTCCAAATACCCGCTCGCGCTACCGCCAATGGCTGACTCATAAATTTGGCTCGTGGTATGCTCAATTTGGCACCTCAGGTTGCGTGGGATGTGGGCGCTGTATCACCTGGTGCCCCGCAAAGATTGATGTGACCGCTGAGCTCAAGGCGCTCCGCGAGGAGGTTCAGGCATGATCAATACCATTGGCCAACCCCACGCGATCTCTCCAACTGCCCCCATGCAACCATACTGGGCTGAGATCAGCGAGATAGTTCATGAAGCTCCTGCAGTGTCTACCTTATGGTTGAAGTTCCTCGATCCCGCACTTCGCGAGGGATTTCACTTCAAGGCCGGCCAATTTAATATGGTTTCTGTCCCTGGGTTAGGTGAAGCTGCAATTTCAATCAGCTCGGATTTTGAAGATTCGCAGCGCATCGGTCACACTATCCGTGCTGTGGGCAATGTCACTTCTACGATCAGCCGAATGAATGTGGGAGATATTTTAGGCATACGCGGGCCGTTTGGTAGTTGGTGGCCCATGGAAGATTTCATCGGCCGTGATGTTGTAGTGGCCGCAGGTGGGATTGGCCTGCCTCCCATCCGCCCGGTGTTGTATTATATTCTCAATCACAGGCATGATTTCGGCAAGGTGATCGTGCTCTATGGAGCCCGTACTCCCAACGATCTCCAGTTCACCCGCGAGTACAAGACCTGGGAAAATGCTGGCATCGAGCTCCAAGTGACCGTTGACCGAGGTGATGATGCATGGCAAGGTCGTGTCGGTGTAGTTCCCATCCTGTTCTATAATACTCGCCTCGACCCACGTAATACGGTCATCCTGACTTGCGGCCCCGAGATCATGATCCGCTTCGTCATCTTTGAAGCCCTAGCCCGCCGTGTACCATCCGATCGTATCTTTGTCTCACTCGAACGGAATATGAAGTGCGGTTTGGGTTCCTGCGGCCATTGCCAGATTGGGCCTTACTTTGTGTGCAGAGACGGCCCAGTATTCAGCTTCGATAAGCTGCAGCCTTATGTCAATGTGGAGGAGTTCTAATGGCAAAACCTACAGTTGCTGTCTATAAATTCTCTTCCTGCGATGGCTGCCAGCTTAGTCTCTTGAATCTCGAAGATGAGCTGCTTGACCTGGTTGGCGTTGTTGAGCTGGCTTATTTCCTGGAAGCCCGCCGCCAGACCCTGCCAGGGCCATACGACATCGCCTTGGTTGAGGGCTCAGTATCCACCCCGCATGAAGCCGAGCGCATCCAGGAGATCCGCAAACAATGCAAAACCCTGGTGGCAATCGGTGCATGCGCCACATCAGGTGGCATCCAGGCTTTGCGTAACACTGCCAGCCTGGATGACCTGGCCCTCAAAGTATATGAACATCCGGAATACCTGCACAGCCTGCCCACCTCCACCCCAATTGCTGAGCATGTCAAGGTCGATTATGAGCTATGGGGTTGTCCTGTAAATAAATATCAGCTGGTCGAAGTGATTCAAGCCTTCCTTCAAAAAAGGCGACCTAATCTTCCCAGTCACAGTATTTGTCTGGACTGCAAACGCAAGGGCGTTGTGTGTGTGATGGTCGCTTATGGCATGCCTTGCCTCGGACCTGGCACCCGCACTGGGTGTGGCGTGCTTTGCCCATCAAATGGCCGTGGTTGTTACGGTTGCTTCGGTCCTGCCCCCCATACCGACCTGAAAACCGTTCTAGCGTCGATGAATTATGTAGAACGCCATCCTGGTGAAGTGAAGGGCTTGCTATTAAACATCAGCAACAACGCACCGGCTTTCCGCCAGGCGGTAGATCTATTACCCGCAGTACCTTCCGAGACGACAGGAGGCAAAAAATGAATCAAGATATTCACATCCCTGCCCTGGCACGCGTGGAAGGTGAAGGAGCGCTGACCATCCGTTTAAAGGATGGGGCGGTAAATGAAATCGTCCTGAATATCTATGAACCGCCACGCTTCTTCGAAGGTTTCCTGCTGGGTAGATATTTCCAGGATGTACCCGATATCACCGCCCGTATCTGCGGGATATGTCCGGTGGCTTACCAGATGAGCTCTGTGCAGGCGTTGGAAGCTGCTCTGCAGGTGACGATTAGCCCTGAAGTACGCCTACTGCGCCAATTGCTCTACTGCGCAGAGTATATCGAGAGCCATGCACTCCATATTTATATGCTGCAGGCACCTGATCTGGTGGGTTATGAGAGTGCCATCAGCCTGGCTGCTGATGCACCCGACATCGTTAAAAGAGCTCTGCGCCTTAAAAAGATTGGCAATGATTTACTAAAAGCAATTGGTGGACGCTCGGTACACCCAGTAAATACCTGTGTGGGTGGTTTCTACCGCTGGCCTACCGTCGAAGCCATTCACGCCCTCGTCTCCGAGCTGGAGTGGGCCAGGGAGGCCTCGATCGAGACAGTCAAATGGGCTGCCACGTTGAAGTACCCTGAATTTGAGCAGGATTACGAGTTTGTGGCCCTCAGCCGTCTGGAGGA
This sequence is a window from Anaerolineales bacterium. Protein-coding genes within it:
- a CDS encoding Crp/Fnr family transcriptional regulator, whose product is MTNSQELIKALQAIPWFQVMTEEHFEKMVGIAKVCKFEPGQVIFHEGDKEDFLYVVLEGRVAIEISVPGRGRMRILTADAMDEVGWSSVTPVVRQRTAGARAVLPSRLVAFDAAELRRLCDEDHDFGYYVMRRLSNVVAGRLMTTRLQLLDMFANPVEPQEE
- a CDS encoding sulfite reductase subunit A, which translates into the protein MAEILVTVGSKTALPKTGLEKLVEKLAAMGYQVIGPQIQDAAIVYKPLKSAQDLPKGYSSQQDNATYRLVYTGHPRYFDATPGAQSLKQFFFPPLTELAKYARDEKGHWQIEEQTRDLTPLALIGVFPCDLAAIQVQDKVFLREEWKDPVYWSRRQSAFILSVNCLHPCGTGFCASMGTGPKTNPGYDLNLTELEDVFIIDIGSEAGRMVMEGMPVLPTSAFWLQAGQKTLDEATLKMGRSLPNPEQLPDLLLNNLDAHQWDDVATRCMSCTSCTQVCPTCFCWDTRDSADLTGQTAQRERLWDSCFNPEYSYIVGGNSRPNTRSRYRQWLTHKFGSWYAQFGTSGCVGCGRCITWCPAKIDVTAELKALREEVQA
- a CDS encoding oxidoreductase, which translates into the protein MAKPTVAVYKFSSCDGCQLSLLNLEDELLDLVGVVELAYFLEARRQTLPGPYDIALVEGSVSTPHEAERIQEIRKQCKTLVAIGACATSGGIQALRNTASLDDLALKVYEHPEYLHSLPTSTPIAEHVKVDYELWGCPVNKYQLVEVIQAFLQKRRPNLPSHSICLDCKRKGVVCVMVAYGMPCLGPGTRTGCGVLCPSNGRGCYGCFGPAPHTDLKTVLASMNYVERHPGEVKGLLLNISNNAPAFRQAVDLLPAVPSETTGGKK
- a CDS encoding Ni/Fe hydrogenase subunit gamma, with amino-acid sequence MINTIGQPHAISPTAPMQPYWAEISEIVHEAPAVSTLWLKFLDPALREGFHFKAGQFNMVSVPGLGEAAISISSDFEDSQRIGHTIRAVGNVTSTISRMNVGDILGIRGPFGSWWPMEDFIGRDVVVAAGGIGLPPIRPVLYYILNHRHDFGKVIVLYGARTPNDLQFTREYKTWENAGIELQVTVDRGDDAWQGRVGVVPILFYNTRLDPRNTVILTCGPEIMIRFVIFEALARRVPSDRIFVSLERNMKCGLGSCGHCQIGPYFVCRDGPVFSFDKLQPYVNVEEF
- a CDS encoding Ni/Fe hydrogenase subunit alpha, giving the protein MNQDIHIPALARVEGEGALTIRLKDGAVNEIVLNIYEPPRFFEGFLLGRYFQDVPDITARICGICPVAYQMSSVQALEAALQVTISPEVRLLRQLLYCAEYIESHALHIYMLQAPDLVGYESAISLAADAPDIVKRALRLKKIGNDLLKAIGGRSVHPVNTCVGGFYRWPTVEAIHALVSELEWAREASIETVKWAATLKYPEFEQDYEFVALSRLEEYSIYDGYIVSTTGRRTSPEEFEKFYLETHVPHSNALHSHTAENTTYFVGPLARINLNFKQLRPIARQAAKEIGLKLPLRNPYKGLLARAIELVHTTDLAVQLAKEYAPTGPSFKEFKVRPGEGYGVSEAPRGLLYHRYVVDEQGLIRFARITPPTAQNFAQMEADLWALAPNVVKQPQEQASISFEHLLRSYDPCISCATHFLNLKIDYE